One window of Trifolium pratense cultivar HEN17-A07 linkage group LG5, ARS_RC_1.1, whole genome shotgun sequence genomic DNA carries:
- the LOC123886689 gene encoding potassium transporter 5-like, whose translation MSTDKANSTGMEDKSNETIETSDKESNTSPPKLRHRRLNSFDVEAGVSNITGHSSKLSWAATISLAFQSLGVVYGDIGTSPLYVFASTFTNGTIDHSDDILGVLSIIYYTILVFPLLKYCFIVLLANDNGNGGAFALYSLLCRHAKVSLIPNQQPEDMQLSNYKLETLSSNQKLKQKIETNYFTRVLFLFMTILGATMVIGDGIFTPPMSVISAVSGISSKLGQDYVVGITVVILVALFMAQRFGTNKVGFSFAPIITIWFILIGGIGIYDLFKYDVGVLRAINPKYIVDYFQRDGKKAWMSLGGVFLCISGCEAMFADLGHFSVRAIQISFSFITLPAILAAYSGQAAYLRKFPHTVSNIFYECIPGPLYWPTFVIAVIASIIASQAIVSGAFSIVSQALSMGCFPRVKVVHTSASHEGQVYIPAVNYMFLFACVAVTIIFRTAEKLSNAYGFAIICDMTITTFLVSIVMLIVWKKNIWQVALFSIPFGCIELIYLSSQMVKFKEGGFLPLVSAIIFTMIMGIWFYAQKERYMFELNNKVSSESVIKLVNDLNTNRIQGIGVLYSELVQGIPPIFAHFIANIPTIHSVVVFVSLKGIPISNVALEERFLFRYVEPRECKMFRCIVRHGYNDVIGDSMEFESQLVQYLKEFIIQESNYISQHETTMSSGVVEGIENEMKSIGKALEKGVVYMLGETEIVAYPKSSILHKIIVDTYNFLRRNFQQRDELMAIPRKRLLKVGMTYEI comes from the exons ATGAAACAATAGAGACAAGCGACAAAGAGAGTAATACATCACCTCCTAAGCTTCGCCATCGCCGTTTAAACTCATTCGATGTCGAAGCCGGAGTTTCCAACATCACTGGTCACTCCTCTAAG ttgAGTTGGGCGGCAACTATTTCATTAGCATTTCAAAGCTTGGGAGTTGTATATGGTGACATTGGAACATCTCCACTTTATGTGTTTGCAAGCACATTCACAAATGGTACTATTGATCATAGTGATGACATTCTTGGGGTCTTATCTATCATATATTATACAATTTTGGTCTTCCCATTGCTCAAATATTGTTTCATTGTACTTTTGGCTAACGACAATGGCAATG gTGGGGCGTTTGCACTATATTCACTACTATGTAGACATGCCAAAGTGAGTTTGATTCCAAATCAACAACCAGAAGACATGCAGCTTTCTAATTACAAACTAGAAACACTTTCTAGTAATCAAAAGTTGAAGCAAAAGATTGAAACCAATTATTTTACACGTgtgctttttttatttatgactATTTTGGGAGCTACTATGGTTATAGGAGATGGAATTTTCACTCCTCCAATGTCAG TTATTTCTGCAGTAAGCGGTATCAGTTCTAAATTAGGTcaag ACTATGTTGTCGGTATCACTGTAGTGATATTGGTCGCTCTTTTTATGGCTCAAAGATTTGGTACTAATAAAGTAGGATTTTCATTCGCTCCAATTATAACCATATGGTTTATATTAATTGGAGGAATTGGTATTTACGACTTGTTCAAATATGATGTTGGGGTATTACGTGCTATTAATCCAAAATATATTGTTGATTACTTTCAACGTGATGGTAAAAAAGCATGGATGTCACTTGGTGGAGTATTTTTATGCATCTCAG GATGTGAAGCCATGTTCGCTGATTTGGGTCACTTCAGTGTTCGAGCCATTCAA ATTAGTTTCTCTTTTATTACACTTCCAGCAATATTGGCAGCATATAGTGGACAAGCAGCATATCTCCGAAAGTTCCCTCACACTGtgtcaaatattttctatgaaTGCATACCTG GTCCTTTGTATTGGCCAACATTTGTTATTGCTGTTATTGCCTCCATCATAGCAAGTCAAGCAATAGTTTCAGGAGCATTTTCCATTGTATCTCAAGCTTTAAGTATGGGTTGTTTTCCAAGGGTTAAGGTTGTGCATACTTCTGCTTCACATGAAGGCCAAGTTTATATTCCTGCAGTCAACTATATGTTCTTGTTTGCATGTGTTGCAGTTACTATTATCTTCAGAACCGCAGAAAAGCTTAGTAATGCATATG GGTTTGCAATAATTTGTGATATGACGATCACAACATTTTTGGTTTCCATTGTAATGTTGATTGTATGGAAGAAAAACATATGGCAAGTAGCTCTATTTTCTATCCCATTTGGTTGCATTGagttaatatatttatcatcacAAATGGTAAAGTTCAAAGAAGGTGGTTTTCTTCCTCTAGTATCTGCAATCATCTTCACTATGATAATGGGAATATGGTTTTATGCACAAAAAGAAAGGTACATGTTTGAACTCAACAACAAAGTTTCCTCTGAGAGTGTAATTAAATTGGTAAATGACCTAAACACGAATCGCATCCAAGGAATCGGAGTTTTATATTCTGAGCTTGTACAAGGAATTCCTCCAATATTCGCTCACTTCATTGCCAACATACCAACAATTCATTCAGTTGTTGTATTTGTTTCCCTCAAAGGAATTCCAATCAGCAATGTTGCATTGGAGGAGAGGTTTCTCTTTCGATACGTGGAGCCAAGAGAATGCAAAATGTTCCGTTGCATTGTAAGACATGGTTACAATGATGTAATTGGAGATTCTATGGAGTTTGAGTCACAATTGGTGCAATATCTAAAAGAATTTATTATACAAGAAAGTAATTATATTTCCCAGCATGAAACAACAATGTCATCAGGTGTGGTTGAAggaattgaaaatgaaatgaagTCTATAGGTAAGGCATTGGAGAAAGGTGTGGTGTATATGCTAGGGGAAACTGAGATAGTGGCATATCCAAAATCATCAATCTTGCATAAAATTATTGTCgatacatataattttttgagaaGGAACTTTCAACAAAGAGATGAGTTAATGGCTATCCCTCGCAAGAGGCTTCTCAAAGTTGGAATGACATATGAAATATAA